ACGTGCCCCGAGGCCAGAGGCGAATCCATTCACGGTCCGTAGGACCAACACCATTCGAAGGTGGGTGGCCCGCCCCGCCTAGAACATTCATGTTTGACTGGGCTTACACACATTCGCTCACTTACGCTGTCCCCCCTCAGCTCACCCTAGCCCCGGGCCTTTTTCTCTTCTAACGTAAGCTCCAAGGCTTCACACCAAGTCTTCACTGACAGAATATGCAGCTTAAGTAGGGTCAGGCAGAACCGTTGTTGCCTGATGGGAACTCCCCCCATATTGCTATCAATGTCTTCATGTCGCACGACCTCTTAACATTACACCACTGAATCCCCAATCCTTTACTTGCTGTGCAGTGACAGTACCAATATCCACTAATCGTTGTTTCCAGATACGGTTGCCGGTTGACATCTCTTCTAATTCGTCGATACGAGAAGCAAATTGTTGTGTGAAGGAATCAATATCTCGACATAAGCCAAGAGGCAGATCTTGTGCCACTCCACCTGGTCGTATGAAACTGGCATTCATCCTGGCTCCCGAGACTCTTTCATAGAATTCCAACAATTTCTCCGGCTCCTCAAAAGCCCACAGGGACGGAGTTGATGCTCCCACATCCATAGCATGAGTAGTTAAAGCAAGTGAATGATTTGAAATTCGAGTTATTTCACGGAATAACACTCGTATATATTGAGCTCGTAATGGTACCTCGCAATTCAAAAGTCTCTCTACGGCTGAAGAATGAGCGTGTTCTTGGGCCATCGTAGAAACATAGATAGGGTCGACGACAGAACGAAGAACTCACCCTAGATACAGCTTTTTCGTACATGTTCACTTGCATCACATACACAAGTTCTCTCTGAACCGTGCAATAAGGTCACCATAACACGGCTCTCCCACTTGAGTGACCTTAGCCCCAGGTAGGCCATGCTATTCAATGATATTGGAAAAATGGCAACGTAACGTAACAGTATTGAAAGCTGGTCGCCTTTTTAGGGAGGGAAAGCCTTTCAATAGGAGCCCTACTTCCCTCTTTGCGACCTCATCACTTCAAAGCGCAAACCCATTTCTTTCTGAGTCACCGGGCGGAGCGCACCTTTGGTACTTTGCTTATAGCTTTTTGAGGTTATGCAATAGACGGGAGGCTTAGCTCAGAATCCCCCTGCTTGCAGAAATGAATGGAtcagagggggggggggggctgGGTTCTATTTCCGGGCCGGGCGGGAGGTGAAGGCTATAAGATAAGATTGCCCTCCCGGTAAGGAAGAGAGGAAAAGGGTGTTGTCATCTATCTCAACCAGTTTCCCGAGGCGTTGAAAATCCAGACCGGCTCAGAGAATCACTGGCGCTATTTAGCCCTTCGTTTCGCCATTCGAAGTACTACCTTTGCCTTCCCTTTTTGTAACATACCCAGGCGCCCTCCTTTCCAATCACTAAGAAAAAAAACCAATCAAAGCCCTATCTAAGTAAAGCTTCATCTGTTATTTTCCCGGCCCCTAGGGAGTTTACTCAACCCATTCCCCAGTCTTCCGCAATGCTCAAGTAAGTGTGCGACTCTATATGAGGACCTCATTCCCTTCTGCCCACTCTTTGTTCACACGGTTCTCAAAGCAGAGGAGGAAAGGTGGGCAGCTGGTACCACGAGCCCTCTGTGCCACACATCTATCCAGAAGCAAGTGTAGTTCACCGGTTCCACCGAATGCTCCTATCTATCGGCAAAGATCGTGTGAGTGTGCAGTTATGCTTCGGATGCCTGCTATAGAATAGATCAACCCAGTTCCTGTTCTTTTCCGGTGCACTCGCTTTATATCTTCGACACACAAGGAAGGACGCGGTGGGAAGGAAGCAGCCCTAGCCTCTGTCCGGCCGATCATTCCGCTGGCATCTTGCATTCACGCCTCCGTTTGACTATCGCTCGGGGATGGAGTTATAGATACGTTAGTCTTAGCGGAACATTGGCTCCACCTGTTATCTCCTTCTACGACATGCTGTTGTCGTCGCCATATTCAATATGTCACTTAGTCATCTCTACCTCGCTGCGGGTCAGCACATCTGAAAGAAACGGAGGACTCCATTCAGTGACTCCGCGACTGCCCTCTAAACGATCAGAATAAGGTAAAGCTTGAAGATAAGTTTTGTACTCTATTAATTTCTCAGTCTCTCTAGTCGGGTGGGCGCCGGCCGGTCTTTCGACCAGATCCCCCTAAAAACTGTACGTGCGGGTCTCCCCCCATGCTGCTCACGCCATTCGAGGTGGCCTAGCCCAGCATTCATTCGCAAATCCTGTAGTTAAATTGAGACTGCTCGACCTCGGAAGCTAATTCGCGTGTAGGCTGCGTTGTATGTCGTACCGTTGACTCTATCTATTCATTGAATTtactttcattcatttttttgtttGATAGGCTTGATCCCCCTTTTTCCAAGAATTAATGCACTTCCCCTTAACTTCAAAGGGCCTTCTCTAATAGGGGAAAAGCCTTCCATTTCCGTCAAATGACCCGGCCCCCTGGCTCTTCCACCGTCCTGGCTCCCTTTCCTACCTATGCTTGCGCCCCCGGCACAGGCCTACCACGCTTCGCGCCTGCGGCGTTTTCGCCGGACGGTCTTTGCCAGTAGTGCCATCCTCCCCGCTGGCTGTATGGGCGGGTTGTCCCTCGCTGCTGCGTTCTGTTAGGCTATAGATTATAGGAACAAATGTAGTTGAATGAGACAGCAGGAGGGTTACACGTTCCGCTTTGCCGAGATGTGAGGTGCAGGTGGTGATGATCACCCTGGTGTATGCGCTAGCGCCCTTGACAGGCACTTCAGGACCCGCCAACGCTCATGAAAACCCGGGTCGGTAGGTCCTTCATTCATCTGACTGGAGGTGTGGATAACGAGACCACCTTCATAACCTTCTCCCTTTTGTTCTTATGTTGTAGTAAGGTAGGGCGGTTCGCTTGAGTTGCTCAACCGCCCCTTAGCCCGGTGCTCGTGACGCGCTACGGGACGTCCACCGTGCCGGGGGACCAAGCAGGGCATAGCTAGCGGCATAGGAGCCGACTCGGTGTCAGCGGCTTCGTGCCGCACTGGAGTGATCCAATATGTGGTTCCGCACGTTCCACCACTTCTCCGTTCATTTCCAATACTGATCGTGAAACACCATGGGCAGCAGGATGTTGAGGTCCGAAATTCGAAGTGAAATTTTTTATTTGCCCGTTCCTAGTCGTCATGGGAAAAAAGGAAGAAATAAGAAAGATATTATTCCCTAAGAGCTTGTCCAGTACTACCTGTACCAGAAATGCATCTCCTTGCATGCGGGAGACTTCTATGCCAGCCGTCGGCTCTGTTATGAAAGAAAGCGGCAGACTCATCTTACAGGTGTTCCCTAATGAGGGATTTTAGGGGATTAGGGTTCTCCTTTATCTCCTCCACCCATCCGCGGAGGGTTTCAATATAAATCTCCGCATATATTTTCAGATCGCGGGACATAATGTTCTCTGCGACACTGGAATAGATTTATTCCATTTCCGGAAAGTGAACGGAAAGCCGCCCTTTCCCCTTCTCACAATATTCCCGAACTTGCTCAAGAATCAATGAATAGCACTTCGAAGTCCCTCAGGGGGATCGGCATGGGGAACTTCCACCGGTTCTGGACTAGAGCCTGCGGGTTCTGAATGACCTCCCTCTAACGGTGAAAAAAGTGGTTAACCATCTCGAATGAATCCATATCGTCCACCTGAAAAACGTGTCTCAACTACAGCCAACTAACTCCCATGTTTCCCTATCGGTTGCAATTCATTATCATGGTTAtggtatgattgatgaattatttgTTGTTAATGATTAACGATGTTTGTTTGGTGATGAACGATGATAATAttgtatgaagtggtgaaattatgtatgatctatgtctcctatattatttatcatgcattcctttatactGTAAGATacctcaccccttctgtttgaatattACCCCTTCAATAGTTGAGTTGGTGTcttcgctctgatacgtaacactcaggAGGGATGAACGCTATCGTTTtactatttgtttatttgttgaaTTTTAATTGCTTATTGAAGTATGTTTACAGCTTGAAGATGATTTTGTCAGATTAAGATACCATGGCATTTCTAAGATTGAATATGTTGAATTCTACTGCGTACTTGAAAGTTATTTCCTccattcctttttataagagacaaatcactttttaggttcattgaataaccaatgtatttggtctgtttatagactagatacattgattattcaacgAACCTAAAAGTGagttgtctcttataaaaaggaacagaGGTAGTATTTCATTTGAAGACTATATCGTTTGAATGGTTCATTCGTTTATACATGTTATGTATCTATTATGATTATGACCAATTGTTTTTGtgttatgaagtaaatgtgacatcctggtttcaAAGAATTATTTGAAATGATGATTTTTATACTTTGATTTTAGTAATATTATATGGGgtaaatcggggtgttacaccaTCCTTTAGGTCCCAGAAAGTGCCATACTTAGGCAAGTGTGAGACGAACCATTTGTATAACAATGGTATACAGAAGGTGATCATTCCTCCTTGATATAGGTTCCTTAAATGTATAGAGTGGTAAGTATCTGCAAGTAAGGTAGGAACTGGgtttccaatcaagaagatcttgATTGCATTGATGTCAACGAAATTGTCAATTTTAGGGAACAGAAATAGTCCGTAGATAAGCAAGGCTAAGATatcctcaaaagcactcatatcttAGATGCGCACAAAGTACCGAGCTTGGTCTATTAAAAACTTGGCGGGTAAACCTTGGATTCCTCCCCTACTTGTCATATGAGTCCTGACGTCCACTACATTCAAGTAGTTGCTGCAATGGTTATATCCTCGGGATCCTTTTCCAAACCAGAGTACAGATCCTAAGCGTAAGTGAGTATCCCAACCAGGCGAAAGTATTCCTCCaatgtaggcatgagttgatagtCTGGGAAGGTGAAGCAGTGGTATACAGGGTCATAAAACTCAGTAAGTgtaggaaggatcccatccatTATGCTAGTTTTGAGAATACGCAGAAGCTTTCCGACCTTCTCCTTGAAATCCTGAGGGTTGACCACTAGTTCTCctagcttttccaattcctctaccttgggaatcttgaaggtgtatctCTTAGTCCTccttcttccgtaatccatggtgtACATCTTTAATCCTTTCTCTTTTTCACACAACGCTTTTTTTatgcatgaatgtatgaatgcacacACATTTTTGAAAACATGGGGTTGAAGTGGTGTTGAGTGTCATGGAGTCATGTCTCTAACCTCGCCCAAGGGTGATAAACTAAGGATtttgatttttgtacctgtagaacgggttatAGGGGTATCAGAATTATTTAGTCCAAGTTTAGGATATTCTTAATGTCGTCGATTACTCATACGAGTTAATTATATCTTTAAGAGAACCTCATATGAATGTAGtctctgcgtgacaattactttcgctATTACTTCTCTATGCCTTAAGAGTTCAAAGTGGGGTTTGAATGTTACTATGGTCCTCAGTAAGTTCCAAAAAGGATACCCACTGAGTGGCAGAGCTCTTAAGTTAGCTTGGTCGGAATTCAACTTCCTATAAGCAAAGTCTAAATTATTCAAGTCGAACTTGTTCGGGAATCACCCCTTATAAGTTATACTGAATATTGTTGCCACCTATCTTAAAGTTCACTCAAATCCGAgtgtaggatttctcaccacaagggggaatcaagccctttcccgatacaaacCCATAAAAGTAAACAAGTAGAAATGCAGCAAACAAATGATATGATATAAACAGCAAAGTAGGCAAAACCTCTCATTTTTGAGGGGGGATTGTGATCCCTAATTCCCCATGGGTTAGACCAGTACGAGTCAACTTGTTCAACATTCTGAACCCAGGTTATTACTTGTCCCCAACAGAGTCACCATTTTTCTATATGCGTGTTTTTTTGGTGCCACCACTTTTTGCGATTACAACAGGACTTTTAATTTATCCTAACAAACAAATGAAGGGAAAAAATCTAAACTAGCCCTGGGTGTGTGTCAAGGTGTGGAGATATCACCT
The sequence above is drawn from the Vicia villosa cultivar HV-30 ecotype Madison, WI unplaced genomic scaffold, Vvil1.0 ctg.000052F_1_1, whole genome shotgun sequence genome and encodes:
- the LOC131623135 gene encoding NADH dehydrogenase [ubiquinone] iron-sulfur protein 2, which translates into the protein MAQEHAHSSAVERLLNCEVPLRAQYIRVLFREITRISNHSLALTTHAMDVGASTPSLWAFEEPEKLLEFYERVSGARMNASFIRPGGVAQDLPLGLCRDIDSFTQQFASRIDELEEMSTGNRIWKQRLVDIGTVTAQQVKDWGFSGVMLRGRAT